The following is a genomic window from Chloroflexota bacterium.
CAAGGCTGTCCACGAACGCTGCCGCAAACCTGACAGGATGGTCGTCCGGGATCAGTTCCTCCAGCGTCGGCGGCAGCAGCCAGGCCTGTTCACGACTAAACGGTCGCAACGGCATCGTCACTACCTCTCTACCAACTATCCCACCACCTCACCTTGCTCCTCTTCACGCCAGTATACATCCGGTAGAACTACTTTTGAGACAGCCTCCCAGGGAGAGGGAGTAGTTCTTGCGCCTCCGGCCGGGGTTCCGCAACGGTCTCCCCAGGGAGAAGGGGTCTTTTTGCTTGCCGACCTGAGTTGTGCAAGTATCTCCGGTGCAAGCAGTTTTGTCAGTCCCGTACTCGACTCGGGGTCTAAGAATTGAGACCGAGAATTTGCTGCTCCGCCATCCAAACCTGTACGCGGGTTGCCCTACGCGCCGAGCCGGGGGCCTCCACTGGGACAACACAAGCCTTTCTGCCATGGGCAGATGTTGTGTGCAGGTCCTCTTGTTGGGACGCCAGTCGGACTGGGCTGTGCCTCTAGCGCGCCACTTCAGCCGCGCCGCTTGCGGTGGAGCTTTGGTCCCATTGTGGTGAAGATGGGGATTCATCCCTGGCGTTCACGACCGCCAATGCGGAGAGGACCCCAAGGAGTACGCCGAGCAGAATGCCGATACTATGCACGAAGAGACTATCCACGAGACTGTGGGCACAGAAGGCAGCCAGACTGCCCATCAGTCCGAGTGCGAGCAAGCGCCCCCACGCGTCGGAAGTTTGCCGCCAATTGTGAGCGGCCAATCGCCAGGCGAGACCCAAGAAGAGCAGAAAAGCGGTGAGTGTTAGCAGTCCCCCTTCTGCCGCTAGATTGAGGTAGTAATTATGCGCGTGGCCGACGCCGGTCGGCCAGCCGGGCAACGCATAGGTTGCATATGCCTTGGGGTAGTTGCCAATGCCCACACCGAGGAAGGGATTTTCGGCAAACATCTGCCAGCCGGCATACCACTGCGAAACCCGCTCTAAGATAGCCCAGTTGTCAGGGTTCGGTCCGGCGCGCAATTCTTGCACCAGACGCGAGCCATACGTGAACAAATCAGTCACACGGGTTAGCAATGCCTCCGGCACTAACCCAAACACCAGGACAACCAGCGTTCCCGTCATCCCACCGTATGCCAGCGCGATGGCACGCATTCGGTTGCGTTGGCTGTCGAGCAACCAAACCATGCTAAGCGCCGCCAGCGTTCCCAGCCAGGCTCCCCGCGAAAGGCTGAGCGCAATGCCGACTGCCAGTGCGATACTTGCACCCCATCCCAATAGACGTATATTGCCACGGGGTGCTGAGAGCGCTATAGCAAGTGCAATGGGGAGAATCAGCGCCAGGTAGCCCCCGTACGGGTTGGGTTGCCCAAACGTGCCGTGGGCCCGCATCAGAATGCCTCCGGCGAGAAAGTGCGGCGGGCCGATCCGGAACGCTACCTGAAGCAAGCCGATGCCAACCTCTGCCAGGGCAACGAACAACAGCACCCCGACCAATGCAGCGAGCACGCGGCGGCTACGCACCGTCGTGGCGGTGACAAGGTAGATCACAAAGAGCTCGGCCCACTTGCTAACCTCTTTTATGCTCAGCAACAGACTGTCCGCGGCGAGCGCGGAGAGTCCCATTGGAATTAATACAATGATGATGGGTATAGTCAAAGATGGCAGCGAGGGCGTGGACCACCGCCCCACGAGCATACCGGCGAGCCAGGAGAGACCGATGAGCGCGACAAGGGGCTCGTTGACCGTTATGTCAACATTGTCCGGAAGGCTGATTGTACGGATGCTGCCAAAGGGAACAGTCAACAGGAGCATGCCGACACCCAAGACCGGATAGGCAAAGACGGCCACAGTCCCCGCCACCGCGCCGATTGTCAGAAGCGCCCATAAAGGAGGCAGAAACCACGCCACCAGGAGCGCGGCGAGCACGCCGCAGAAACCAAGCAAACGCCATATTTGCATTGAAAGGCGTTGCCGAGCGTAGATCCGTTCGGAGAGCGCGGTGCTGTACTTGATCATGGTGTTCACTATAGCACGGGGCGGAGCGGTGATCGGAAAGGCACGAGGGAAGTGCGGTAGTCGTTTGCGACCGGCTGTTATGCGCTGTGACTTGGAGAATCTTTACTTGAGTTTGATAGTTGAGAGGATGAGCCCGGATTAGGGATAAATTTGCCTGGCCCTGGCGCTTTCGCGCATCGGGGCGAGAACTGTGAGGCTAATGTCGGCCCAAGTTCGTCAGAATGGTTGCGTTGCACACAGACGCCACTGGGAGCGATATCCGGCAAAGCGAAAACCACCCCTCACCCCGACCCTCTCCCCAGGGAAAGGGAGCAAGGCGACGGAGGGAGCTACGCAAGGAAAGAGGTTTATTCTTTTCCTTGCGACCAGGGCAATACAAGATTCTCCCCAGGAAGTAGAAGATTCCCCATGTCCGATCAAGTACGTACTGGAGGATTCTTGGAGCACAAAGCAAATCACGTCACTGCTTGCCAAAAGCAGCAAGAGCAGTGAGCACTCCGACCAAGTCCGACAATGAACCGCTGCGCTGGCGGGAAGTGGCCCAGGCGGTGCGGCAGCAACAGATAGGCCACAGCATAGTCTATCGCACGGAAGTAGATTCCACGATGGAAGTCTGCCATGCACTGGCACGCGCCGACGCTGAGTCCGGAGTGGTTGTGGCGGCCGACTCCCAGAGTGCCGGGCGGGGCAGGCAAGGCCGGGCTTGGCACGCGCCGCCCTCTACCTGTCTGCTCTTTTCCGTACTCTTGCGGCCGACACTGAAGCGCGATCAGTGGTTGCACGCGCTATGGCCGCTGGCGGTGGCGCTGCAAGAAGCCACGGAGCACGTAACCGGCCTGCGCGCAGCGATCAAGTGGCCGAACGACCTCATTCTATGCGGCAAGAAGCTCGGGGGGCTGCTCGCAGAGACCACGGCGGACGCCGTGGTAGTCGGCGCGGGCCTCAACGTAAACTTTCCCGCAGGAGCCCTCTCGCTCGACCAACCGGTTGCCACGGTTTCAGACGCGCTTGGCCGTCACGTCTCCCGCGAAGAACTCTTGGTCGCCAGCCTTCGTTCGTTTGACCGTTGGTACCGTCGCTGGCTTGCGGCGCCCGACGAGGTGTGGCAGGCCTGGCGAGACGGCGCGTATTTGATCGGTCAGCCTGTGGACGTATCCGTTGGCGGGAACACGTTCAGCGGAATCGCGGAGGACCAGGACCGCAAAGGGCGCCTCTGCGTCCGCGCAGCCGATGGGCGCGTGCGTCGATTCACGGCAGGGGATGCGAGCGTCCGCCCAATCCGTGCGCGGTAACGGCACGGGGAGCATGCCTGCGGCTGACCGGGTGGTGTGCCACTCCCGGATTGGGAGAGTATGCGGACCCATCGAGCGGCGCGGTGTCCCAGGAACGAAGGATTCTATCCTGCGCTCACCAATAGCAAGCTATCGCGCCACTCTACCAAACAGTCGGAAATAGGCTGGACCGGCACCGACTTCCCTCTCGCTAGCTGACCCTTGCGCAATTTTGACGAGGGCGTGCAAATTGGCTGGAATAGCGAAGATTCCCCTCTCCCCAAGAGGCCGTCTCATAATTCCGCTACAGAGCACGGTAGGTAAAATGAGGAAAGCAGCCAAGTGGCGGATCGTATTGACAGAGTGGTAACAGTGATGGAACCGGTAGCTTGAAAGCTTGATGCGACGCCCAGAAAGCAACAAACGTCTATCTCAAGACCTCGCTTAGCCTCTCTGCACGGCAGTATACTTCGGTAAGGCCAATTATGAGACAGCCTCCCAAGGAGAGGGAGTCCATTCGCCTATAGACTTGAGTTATGCAAGGGTCTCCCCAGGGAGAGGGAGTGTTCTCACCTGTAGACTTGAGTTTTGTAAGGGTCTTCCCTGGGTGAGGGAGTGTTCTCGCCTGGAAGCCTGCGCAATGCAGAAACCTCCCCAGGACGAGGGAGGTCTCTTCATCAGCAGGGACAACAAGCTGTGCAAGGCATGCCCCGTACGTGGTACGGGGCTGTCTTCGACGGAGAGTTGGATTGGACCCCAATCAGGGTTGATCGAGGAGAACCCGGAATGGGACAGTTGTTCGAGCTGCTACGCCTGCGCCTCGGCCTCCGGCTGTTGGAGTTCGATGACGACGCGCCGCTCGTCCCCGGTGCCGGTGGAATGGGTCGAGACGTCGTCGTCTTCAGCGAGGGTC
Proteins encoded in this region:
- a CDS encoding biotin--[acetyl-CoA-carboxylase] ligase encodes the protein MSTPTKSDNEPLRWREVAQAVRQQQIGHSIVYRTEVDSTMEVCHALARADAESGVVVAADSQSAGRGRQGRAWHAPPSTCLLFSVLLRPTLKRDQWLHALWPLAVALQEATEHVTGLRAAIKWPNDLILCGKKLGGLLAETTADAVVVGAGLNVNFPAGALSLDQPVATVSDALGRHVSREELLVASLRSFDRWYRRWLAAPDEVWQAWRDGAYLIGQPVDVSVGGNTFSGIAEDQDRKGRLCVRAADGRVRRFTAGDASVRPIRAR
- a CDS encoding O-antigen ligase family protein translates to MQIWRLLGFCGVLAALLVAWFLPPLWALLTIGAVAGTVAVFAYPVLGVGMLLLTVPFGSIRTISLPDNVDITVNEPLVALIGLSWLAGMLVGRWSTPSLPSLTIPIIIVLIPMGLSALAADSLLLSIKEVSKWAELFVIYLVTATTVRSRRVLAALVGVLLFVALAEVGIGLLQVAFRIGPPHFLAGGILMRAHGTFGQPNPYGGYLALILPIALAIALSAPRGNIRLLGWGASIALAVGIALSLSRGAWLGTLAALSMVWLLDSQRNRMRAIALAYGGMTGTLVVLVFGLVPEALLTRVTDLFTYGSRLVQELRAGPNPDNWAILERVSQWYAGWQMFAENPFLGVGIGNYPKAYATYALPGWPTGVGHAHNYYLNLAAEGGLLTLTAFLLFLGLAWRLAAHNWRQTSDAWGRLLALGLMGSLAAFCAHSLVDSLFVHSIGILLGVLLGVLSALAVVNARDESPSSPQWDQSSTASGAAEVAR